Below is a genomic region from Candidatus Nealsonbacteria bacterium CG07_land_8_20_14_0_80_39_13.
ATTTTTTATTGCCTCCTGGCCGATTTCTTTTCCGACTTCAAAAGCTTTTTTTACTTTTCCGGCTCCGTCTTTCTGATTTTTTTTAGTTTCCTTTCCCATGTCGCTGGAATCTAAAACGGTAATCCCTTTTTCGTCGTCAATCAATTGAGCGTATATGTGATTATGAGATCTGAAAACGCAAAGTCGAGGAACATCTCCTGTTCCTGATATTTTGGCCCTGACCCTCCTGTGGCGTTTTATTCTTTTTTCCTGTTTTGTTTCTTTTTTCATATTATTTAGGCTTTTTCCATTGTGGCAACTTTTTTGCCGGATTTTCTCCTGATAACCTCTCCTGAATATTTTATCCCTTTTCCCTTATATGGTTCCGGTGGCTTGATTTTTCTTATATTGGCGGCGCATTGGAAAACCTTTTCCTTGTCTATGCCCGAAACGGTAATTACGTTTTTTTCTACGCTAAAATTAATTCCTTCAGGCGCGATAACCGGCACAGTATGGCTATAACCAACTGACAGTTCAATATTTTTCCCATCCTTAAGAACAGCCTTATAGCCTATGCCTTCTATCTCAAGTTTTTTTTCAAATCCCTTAGTAACTCCCTGAACTAAATTATTGATTAAAGCCCGGCTTAATCCCCAAAACTTCGGGGTCTCCTTGCTGTCGGAACACATTGAAAAAGAAATTTCTTTTTCCAACAATTCAATCCTAATCTCAGGCCGAATTTCCTTAGAAAGTTCGCCTTTAGGCCCCTTAACAGCGACCTTCTGCCCGTCTACTTTAATTTCTACGCCTTGGGGTATTAAAATTGGTTTTTTCCCTACACGACTCATATTTATAAAGTTATTTTACCATATTTCGCAGATTATCTCTCCGCCAACCTTTTGTTTTTTCGCCTCCTCATCAGTTATCAGCCCTTTTGACGTTGAGACAATTGCCATCCCATATCCGCCCTTTACCCTTCTGATTTCGGTATACCTATGATATATTCTCTGTCCCGGCTTAGAAATTCTCTTTATTCCTGATATGGCCGGAATCTTTTGCTCATACTTCAAAATAATCTCAATAGCCGAACCTTCTCTTCTTTTTTTCTGTCTTACTTTGTCAACAAAATTCTTCCTCTCTAAGATTTTGGCTATCTCATATTTTAATTTAGAAAAAGGAATCTCAACTGCTTCAATAGAAACAGCGCTAGCATTTCTTATCTTAGTTAACATCTCGGATATTGGATCTGTAGAAAAAGTTTTCATTACCATGATGATTTTTTAACGCCCGGGATTAATCCTTTGTTTGCCATTTCTCTGAAGCAAATACGGCATAATCCGAATTTTCTCATATAGCCTCTCTTTCTTCCGCACTTAAAACAGCGCCTGACTATTCTGGTTGAAAACTTGGGCTTTTTTTTAGATTTTGCTATTTGTGAATCTTTTGGCATATTTATTGCTTAATGGGGAACCCTAATAATCTTAATAATGCTACCCCCTCCTCCTTCTTCTTGGCCGATGTGGCAATCACAGCCTCCAGTCCGAAGAAAAATTTTATATTTTCCGGAGAAATTTCAGGGAAAATAATCTGCTCCTTTATCCCAATTGTTAAATTTCCACTATTATCAAAACTCTTCGCATCAAGACCTCTAAAATCTCTTGACCTCGGCAGGGTTATATTGAGCAACCTTTCCAGAAAACTTATCATTTTTTCTTTTCTTAAAGTAACCGCCGCTCCCAAAATCATTCCTTTTCTTATTTTAAATGCAGCTATTGATTTCTTGCTTACGGTCAAAAATGCTTTCTGACCGCATATTGAGGCTAAATCCGCCAAAATCGCTTCGTAAACTTTCTTTTGTTCGCTGGCTGATTTTCCGGCAACCATTCTCCCAAAACCGCAATTTACCACAACTTTCTCTATCTTAGGAACAGCCATCTTGCTCTTATAGCCAAATTGCTTCATCATCGTCGGTATCGCTTCTTTTTTATATTTTTCCTTTAAATTAATCATATAGTATTTATATTTATATTTCCATTTTACATTTTTTGCAAATCCTGCTCTTCTTTTTTTCTCTTTTTTTGTCGCCCTCTTTCACTTTCTCTTTATAACCAATCCTGGCCACCTGGCCGCATTTAGGGCAGACAACTTTAATATTGGAAACTGAAATAGGCGCCGGCATCTCCATAATCTGGCCCTTTTCCTTAGCTTTTCTCGGTTTCTGATGTTTTTTTCTCAAATTAATTCCTTCAACCAAAACCCTCCCTTCATCGGAGAAAACCCTCAAGACCTTGCCTCTCTTATTTTTATCCTTGCCTGAAATTATTAAAACTATATCTTCTTTTTTGATTTTCATTGATTGACTTTTTTAAATGATATCTTTGGCTAAAGCAACTATCGCATCAAAGCCCTTTTCCCTTACCTCCCTGGCTATGGGGCCGAAAACTCTTCCTCCTTTCGGATCCTTTGTCTTCCCCTCCAAGATTATACAGGCATTATCGTCAAATCTGATATATGACCCGTCTCCCCTGGAAAACTCTTTCTTCTGCCTGACGATAACAGCCCTTACCACCTCATGTTTTTTGGCTTTCTTTCTCGGTTCAGCTTTCTTTATCGTTCCGACAATAATATCTCCCAATTGAGCATAGCGCCTTTTGCTTCCACCCAAAATATTAAAGCACTGGAGAATCTTAGCTCCTGAATTATCAGCGACTGTTAACATTGTTCTTGGTTGAATCATATTTTGAAAATTATATTTTCTTGATCACTTTCCATCTTTTGTCCTTGCTTAATGGTCGGCACTCCTCAATAACAACCGTATCGCCGATTTTATACTCCCCTTTCTCGTCATGGGCTTTATATTTTTTATGAGAAGAATATCTCTTTTTGTATTTAGGATGCTCTATTATCCTTTCAACGCTTACGACAACTGTTTTTTTCATTTTGTCGGAAGAGACTATTCCTTGTAATTTGTGTTTCATATGGATTTTTTTAATACAGTTAAAATTCTGGCAATTTCCTTTCTTATTCTCCTCACTTCCCGGACATTTTTCACTTTTCCGGTCGCCAAATCAAAACGCAACTGGCGCATTTTCTCCCTGTCGTCCTTAAGCATCTTTGCTATTTCTGTTTCATTTTTTTGGCGTAATTCTGCGATTTTCATACAATATTATTTCTTAACAAATTTTGTTTTAATCGGAAGCTTTATCGCCCCCATTTTAAAAGCTTCTCTGGCCATATCTTCTTTTGAACCACCCATCTCAAAAATAATTCTTCCCGGCCTGATTGGAAAAGCATAATGGTCAACTGCTCCCTTTCCTCCTCCCATCGGCACTTCTGTTCCCTTCTTTGTCACCGGTTTAGCTGGAAAAATCCTCACCCAAAGTCTTCCTCCTTTTTTAAAATACCTGATGATGGCCCTTCTGGAAGCTTCTATCTGACGACCTGTAATCCAGCACGTTCCCATACTTTTCAATCCAAATGAGCCGAAATTAATTTCCGTTCCTTTGTTTTCTATCCCTTTACTCCTTCCCTTTCTCCACTTTCTGTGTTTAACTTTTTTTGGCATTAAAATACTCATAGTATCTATTCAAATTTTTCTCCTTTATATATCCAAACTTTTACTCCAATTGTCCCATAAGTACAACGCGCTTCTTTCAAGGCATAATCTATATTCGCCCTGATTGTCTGGCGAGGAAGCCGTCCTTTCTTCAGCCATTCTCTGCGGGCAATTTCAGCGCCCCCTAATCTTCCCGAGACATCAATTCTTACTCCCTGAACTTCCTTAACCATCATAATCTTGTCTATCGCCCGTTTCAAAACTTTCCTGAAAGGAAATCTTTTTTCAATCTGTTGAACCACCCATTGAGCTGACAAACTGGCCGATGCCCATGGTTCCTTAACCTCTTTAATTTCTAATTTTAAAGTCTTCTTATTTGCCTTAGTCTTTTTTGAAGAAAAGAGCATTTCCGTTATCTCATTTTTCAATTTCTCTATTCCCTCTCCGCCTCTGCCGATAATTAATCCCGGCCGGGCGCTGGAAACAATAATTGTTATCTTCCCTGATGATCTTTCTGTTTCAATATTTTCCACCCCTAAGGTTCCTATCTTCTTCTCTAAAAATTCCCTAATCTTAAAATCTTCCTCCAAGTATTGGGGGAAATTATCCCCGTAAAAACCCCTGGAATCCCAGTCTTCTATGCCTTTTATTCTAAATGTTTTTGGATTGACTTTGTGAGACATAATTTTTAAAACGCTTTTCTTCTGAATACTTTTTTGGCTCCGGCCTTAATATCAGCTCTCTTGACCTTAAAAATACTTTCTTTGGTTGATTTCTTGGCCGAAGAATTTTCTTTTTTTGAAAGAGCCTTCTTTCCGCCCTCTTCTTTAATATTTTTCTTGGTTGCTTCCTTCATATTACCGCCTTTTGTTTTATTAATTTCATCCAAGACCATTGTTATGTGAGAGGTTTTCTTTTCCAATCGGTCAGCCTTCCCTCTGGCTCTTGGGAGCCATCTCTTAAGCTTCGGGCCTTCATCAACGATTATTTTTGAAATCCATAAATTACTTTTTTCCAATTGAAAATTGTTTTCGGCATTAGCGACCGCCTGATTTAAAAGATTTAACAGGTTGCTCGCCCCTTTCTTATTTGTAAAATTCAAAATTATTTGAGCATTCTCAAATGATTTTCCCCTTATCAGATCTGCTATCAGTCTGATTTTTCTTGGAGCTATTCTTAAATGTTTTAATTTTGCCGAAATCATCATATTATTTTTATGCTTTGGCGCCCTTTGCCTTTGCTTGTTCAGACCCTTTCTGTTCCGCGCCCTTCTCCAGATCTTTCTGCATTCTTCCACCATGCCTGGAAAACTTAGTTGTTGGAGAAAATTCCCCCAGCTTGTGGCCAACCATATTTTCATTAACTTGAACCTGAATAAAATCCTTCCCGTTATGGACTCCGAAGGTGTAATTTATCATTTCCGGGGTAATAGTACAAGAGCGAGACCATGTTTTAACGATCTCTTTTCCTCCTGCTTTTAAGTTTTTTAATTTCTTTGTTAACCTTTCGTCAACGAAAGGTCCTTTTTTTAAACTTCTTGACATATTTTTGATTATTTATTTTTCCTTCTTCTTCCTCCTTTGAACTATAAAATTATTCGTCCTTTTATTTCTTCTGGTCTTAACCCCTAAAGCATGCTTGCCCCAAGGCGTTTTCGGATATTTTAATCCGATCGGCTGGCGTCCTTCTCCTCCTCCGTGAGGATGGTCGCAAGGATTCATAGCTGATCCTCTAACAGTCGGCCTCCAACCCTGCCTTCTTCTCTTACCCGCATTTCCAATTTCTTCAAATCTCCAGCTTAAATGAGAAACTTGGCCGATGGAAGCAAAACATTTCCCCAAAACCCTTCTAATTTCACTTGAGGGCATTTTTAAAAGAACGTATTTCCCTTCATTGGCCGTAACCTTAGCCATTGACCCGGCTGATCTGACGATTAATCCTCCTCTTCCGGGCTCAAGTTCTACGTTAAAAACATTTGTCCCTACAGGAATATTTTCCAACATCAATCTGTTTCCTAAACTTATCTTCGCCTTTTCCTCGCAAGTTATTTCATCTCCGGCTTTCATCCCTTCAGGAGCCAAAACATATCTCTTTTCTCCGTCTCCATATACAGCTAAGGCGATAAATGCGGTTCTATTAGGATCATATTCTATGGCTTCTATTTTGGCGGGCATTCCGATTTTTTCCTGCCCGAAATCTATAATCCTGTAAAGCCTTTTCACTCCTCCTCCCTGATGACGAATGGTAATCCTTCCGCTAAAATTTCTCCCACCCTTTCTTTTCACATCCAAAAGCAGGCTTTTTCTAGGCTCTTTATTTGAAAATATTTTTTTTGGTTTTTTAATTCTTTTCATTTGAAATTTGTAATTTGTAATTATCTGGGTAGCGCCTCAATTTCTTGGCCTTCTTTTATTTTTACAATCGCTTTTTTATAACCGCTAACCCATCCCATGCTTTTGCCTAAGCGCGTCTTGCTTCTTGGGACATTAATAACCCTTACGTTCAAAACGTTCACGCCATAAACAGATTCTATCGCTTTTTTAATCTCATTTTTATTAGCAGTCTTGTAAACATTAAAAACATACATGTTCTTATTGGCTAAATCCGTTGCTTTCTCCGTAACATGAGGAGATTTCAAAATTTTATAGGTATTTTCATGTTCTTTTCCTTTTTGTTTCGGCGCAACATCGCGAGGCTTATCGGCCTCTTCTTTAATAACCTCTTCATCGGTTTTCTTTTTAAAAACATCCATTATCGCCATACATTTTACCTTGTGAAGGTTTCTTTAATTACATTTACCGCTGATTCCGGCATAATTATATATTTGGAATTAAGCGCGTCAAGGCAGTTTAAATCTTCCGCTTGGATTGTTTTAACTTTGGCGATATTTCTGGAAGCCATAATAATCTTCTTTTCCATTTTAGGCAAAACGATTAAAATGCTCTCCTTCCATCCTTTTCTTGCTTTTTTCTTAGTCTCAGCTCCTGCAGTTTCCTTTACTACTTCTTTGCTCGTTTCATTTTTTACATTTTTAATAAGAGTGGCCATTTCCTTGGTTTTCGCATTTTCCGACTCCAAAACATCTAATAAGATCAAGGAGTTGTTTTCTACCCTAGAAGACAAAACCATAAAAAGAGCTTTTCTTTTCATCTTTTTATTCAATTTCTTCTTAAAGACCCTTTCATTGGTCGGGCCGAAAGTCACTCCTCCTCCTATCCATATCGGTGAACGATTAGAACCTACCCTCGCCCTTCCTGTTCCTTTCTGTCTCCAAGGCTTCTTTCCTCCACCGCTTACATCTCCCCTGTCTTTAGTATGAGCTGAAACCTGTCTTTTATTTGCCATTTGGGAGACAGCGACCTGGTAAACCAAATCATTATTCATCTTCACCCCGAAAATAGCAGAAGGCAATTCTGTTCTTCCTGTTTCTTCTCCTTTTTTATTTTTGACAACAAACATTACCATAATTTAGAATTTATAATTTGGAATTTATAATTTCCAACAATGTTCCTTTTCTCCCCGGGACAGCTCCTTTCAGAACTAATAAATTATTTTCCGCATCAATCTTCATAATTTCCAAATTCTTAACAGTAATTCTTTCATATCCCATTCTCCCGGGCATCCT
It encodes:
- the rpmC gene encoding 50S ribosomal protein L29, whose amino-acid sequence is MKIAELRQKNETEIAKMLKDDREKMRQLRFDLATGKVKNVREVRRIRKEIARILTVLKKSI
- a CDS encoding 30S ribosomal protein S3; translation: MSHKVNPKTFRIKGIEDWDSRGFYGDNFPQYLEEDFKIREFLEKKIGTLGVENIETERSSGKITIIVSSARPGLIIGRGGEGIEKLKNEITEMLFSSKKTKANKKTLKLEIKEVKEPWASASLSAQWVVQQIEKRFPFRKVLKRAIDKIMMVKEVQGVRIDVSGRLGGAEIARREWLKKGRLPRQTIRANIDYALKEARCTYGTIGVKVWIYKGEKFE
- a CDS encoding 50S ribosomal protein L5, with product MINLKEKYKKEAIPTMMKQFGYKSKMAVPKIEKVVVNCGFGRMVAGKSASEQKKVYEAILADLASICGQKAFLTVSKKSIAAFKIRKGMILGAAVTLRKEKMISFLERLLNITLPRSRDFRGLDAKSFDNSGNLTIGIKEQIIFPEISPENIKFFFGLEAVIATSAKKKEEGVALLRLLGFPIKQ
- a CDS encoding 50S ribosomal protein L23; this encodes MDVFKKKTDEEVIKEEADKPRDVAPKQKGKEHENTYKILKSPHVTEKATDLANKNMYVFNVYKTANKNEIKKAIESVYGVNVLNVRVINVPRSKTRLGKSMGWVSGYKKAIVKIKEGQEIEALPR
- a CDS encoding 50S ribosomal protein L4, translating into MVMFVVKNKKGEETGRTELPSAIFGVKMNNDLVYQVAVSQMANKRQVSAHTKDRGDVSGGGKKPWRQKGTGRARVGSNRSPIWIGGGVTFGPTNERVFKKKLNKKMKRKALFMVLSSRVENNSLILLDVLESENAKTKEMATLIKNVKNETSKEVVKETAGAETKKKARKGWKESILIVLPKMEKKIIMASRNIAKVKTIQAEDLNCLDALNSKYIIMPESAVNVIKETFTR
- a CDS encoding 30S ribosomal protein S19, producing the protein MSRSLKKGPFVDERLTKKLKNLKAGGKEIVKTWSRSCTITPEMINYTFGVHNGKDFIQVQVNENMVGHKLGEFSPTTKFSRHGGRMQKDLEKGAEQKGSEQAKAKGAKA
- a CDS encoding 50S ribosomal protein L24, translated to MKIKKEDIVLIISGKDKNKRGKVLRVFSDEGRVLVEGINLRKKHQKPRKAKEKGQIMEMPAPISVSNIKVVCPKCGQVARIGYKEKVKEGDKKREKKKSRICKKCKMEI
- a CDS encoding 50S ribosomal protein L2 is translated as MKRIKKPKKIFSNKEPRKSLLLDVKRKGGRNFSGRITIRHQGGGVKRLYRIIDFGQEKIGMPAKIEAIEYDPNRTAFIALAVYGDGEKRYVLAPEGMKAGDEITCEEKAKISLGNRLMLENIPVGTNVFNVELEPGRGGLIVRSAGSMAKVTANEGKYVLLKMPSSEIRRVLGKCFASIGQVSHLSWRFEEIGNAGKRRRQGWRPTVRGSAMNPCDHPHGGGEGRQPIGLKYPKTPWGKHALGVKTRRNKRTNNFIVQRRKKKEK
- a CDS encoding 50S ribosomal protein L16, which encodes MLMPKKVKHRKWRKGRSKGIENKGTEINFGSFGLKSMGTCWITGRQIEASRRAIIRYFKKGGRLWVRIFPAKPVTKKGTEVPMGGGKGAVDHYAFPIRPGRIIFEMGGSKEDMAREAFKMGAIKLPIKTKFVKK
- a CDS encoding 50S ribosomal protein L6, whose amino-acid sequence is MSRVGKKPILIPQGVEIKVDGQKVAVKGPKGELSKEIRPEIRIELLEKEISFSMCSDSKETPKFWGLSRALINNLVQGVTKGFEKKLEIEGIGYKAVLKDGKNIELSVGYSHTVPVIAPEGINFSVEKNVITVSGIDKEKVFQCAANIRKIKPPEPYKGKGIKYSGEVIRRKSGKKVATMEKA
- a CDS encoding 50S ribosomal protein L18; amino-acid sequence: MKKETKQEKRIKRHRRVRAKISGTGDVPRLCVFRSHNHIYAQLIDDEKGITVLDSSDMGKETKKNQKDGAGKVKKAFEVGKEIGQEAIKNKIQKVVFDRGGYKYHGRVKSLAEGAREGGLKF
- a CDS encoding 30S ribosomal protein S8, translated to MVMKTFSTDPISEMLTKIRNASAVSIEAVEIPFSKLKYEIAKILERKNFVDKVRQKKRREGSAIEIILKYEQKIPAISGIKRISKPGQRIYHRYTEIRRVKGGYGMAIVSTSKGLITDEEAKKQKVGGEIICEIW
- a CDS encoding 50S ribosomal protein L22; this translates as MMISAKLKHLRIAPRKIRLIADLIRGKSFENAQIILNFTNKKGASNLLNLLNQAVANAENNFQLEKSNLWISKIIVDEGPKLKRWLPRARGKADRLEKKTSHITMVLDEINKTKGGNMKEATKKNIKEEGGKKALSKKENSSAKKSTKESIFKVKRADIKAGAKKVFRRKAF
- the rpsQ gene encoding 30S ribosomal protein S17: MKHKLQGIVSSDKMKKTVVVSVERIIEHPKYKKRYSSHKKYKAHDEKGEYKIGDTVVIEECRPLSKDKRWKVIKKI
- a CDS encoding 50S ribosomal protein L14 — protein: MIQPRTMLTVADNSGAKILQCFNILGGSKRRYAQLGDIIVGTIKKAEPRKKAKKHEVVRAVIVRQKKEFSRGDGSYIRFDDNACIILEGKTKDPKGGRVFGPIAREVREKGFDAIVALAKDII
- a CDS encoding type Z 30S ribosomal protein S14, translated to MPKDSQIAKSKKKPKFSTRIVRRCFKCGRKRGYMRKFGLCRICFREMANKGLIPGVKKSSW